In Macrobrachium rosenbergii isolate ZJJX-2024 chromosome 4, ASM4041242v1, whole genome shotgun sequence, one genomic interval encodes:
- the LOC136837695 gene encoding uncharacterized protein — protein MAYNLTANGMVERAHRSLKAALMAHCTDERWKEQLLWVLLGLRTAQKQMATLPLLRKPTRKHWLYPENSSHGADTSLPRLRELAQRFLSCHKTFTDRTITYSSPALHSCACVFVRADTRRPPLTRPYRWPHRVIKQASKAFLLDTHRREDWITIDRLKPSFLLDSEVCEEVGRRPSFPTKAGPGAAQKMHPAIPRC, from the coding sequence atggcatACAACCTCACAGCgaatggcatggtcgagagggcgcaccgctctcttaaagcagctctcatggcacactGCACCGACGAGAGGTGGAAAGAACAGTTGCTCTGGGTCCTACTGGGTCTCCGCACCGCTCAAAAGCAAATGGCGACgcttcccctgctgagaaagcCTACGAGGAAACACTGGCTGTAcccggagaattcttcccacGGCGCCGACACctccctcccgaggttgagggaactcgcacaaaGGTTCTTgtcctgccacaagaccttcaccgacagaaccatcacctacagctcacccgccttacactcctgcgcctGCGTCTTTGTCAGGGCGGACACTCGCCgtccgcccttaaccaggccctacaggtggccccaccgagtcatcaagcaggccagcaaagcattcctcctcgacacCCACAggcgggaggactggatcaccattgaCAGACTGAAACCCtcattcctgttagacagcgaagTTTGCGAAGAAGTAGGCAGGCGCCCCAGCTTCCCCACCAAAGCGGGGCCCGGGGCGGCCCAGAAAATGCATCCAGCCATCCCCAGGTGTTAG